DNA from Kitasatospora herbaricolor:
AGCGGGACCGGGATCGTGGACGGGAGGAGGGATGCGTAAAAACCTTCTCTACGGGTTCAAGGCGCGGCGCCGAGCGCCGCGCGGCACTCGCCCGGCCGCTCGCCGTCGCTCCTGTCTACGCCCCGCTCCGGCGGCGGCCGGCGGTGCCGCGAGTGGCGGCAGAGAGAAGTGGGGCTCTGCCCCAAACCCCGGCCCTCCTCGGAGGGGGTGTCCGGCAGGCGCGAAGGTGCACCGTCAATGTGGTGATCGTGGTGGGTCGCGGGACGGCCCCCTCCTCGACCGGACACCCAAGGGCGTACCCGGAACCCCCAGGGGCCGCCAAGGCCAAGCGCAAGCGTCACGACGTGAGCCTTGGCGGCCCCTGGAGAACCCGGGTGCGGCGAAGCTGCCCGATCGAGGAGGGAACCACCCCGCTCGGTGAGGAGCCTGCCGGCGGCGCGAATCGCTGGCTCCGAACCGGGCAAACGCCCCCCAAACCCCGGTCGCCATCGGCCCAAAGATTGCATCACTCCTGTTCAGTGCCCCTGTCACCAGCTGCAGCCACGACCAAGGGATGCATTGCCAGTCCCTAGAGCTCCGCCGGGCTGGTCAGAGCTGAGGTAGGTGTTGACAGTTCTCCGACATGCCCCAGTCCAGCCTGCCAGGGCAAACGATCTAAGCAAGATGACTTGCGTTTGCTTCGGTTGTTGCGAATAATTCGAGTAAGACAGTGGAGGGAAGCCATGGGAACTGTCACAGGCAGGAAGATCGAACCAGGCACCGTCGACGCTGGTGACGCCAAGCGTGCACTCAAGCGGATCAACAACTACCTCTCAAGTACAGCCCGGAGTGATGAGGACATCCAGGTCCATCTCGAAACGGGTGCGCAGGACGAAGCCCTCGTCCTTCCCCGCCCGGTGGTGGAGATGTTCGCCTCGATGCTCGCCGCCCTCGCCAAGGGGCAAGGCATCCAGATAATCCCGGTCAATGCCGAGCTCACGACTCAGCAAGCCGCGGACATGCTGAACGTGTCGCGTCCCTACCTGATCGGGCTGCTTGACTCTGAGCAGATCCCATTCAGACTCGTAGGGCGCCACCGGCGCATCCGTTTTGCCGATCTGCACCAATACCTGCGCGAGGACGACGCAGCCCGGAAGGATGCGGCCGACGAACTCATGCAACTGGATCAGGAGCTAGGACTGCTCTGACATGGCCTTCGTCGTCGTCTATGACGCGTGTGTGCTCTATCCCAACACGCTGCGGGATCTGCTCATACGTGTTGCCCTTAGGGGGCTTGTCCGAGCGCGCTGGACGGACGCCATCCTCGATGAGGTTGATCGCAATCTCTTAAAGGATCTTGAGATTCCTGCGGAGAAGCTGCAACGCCGTCGGCGGCTCATGAATAATGCCATCCGTGATTGTCTGGTCACAGGATATGAGCCCCTCATCGACGGGCTCAAACTCCCCGACCCCGACGACAGGCACGTGGTGGCCGCTGCGATTCGCTCCAGCGCCCAAGTAATCGTCACGGAGAACCGTAAGGACTTCCCCCAGCACTACCTCGACACGTTTGGCATCGAGCGGAAGAGTGCCGACGACTTCATCATGGATCTCATCGGGTTGGACGATCGTGTCGTGTACGCCTGCGTGCAAGAGATCGCTTTGGGTCGACGGAACCCAGCTCAGACGCTCGATGACGTACTTGCTCAGCTGGAGAGGTCCGGGCTCAATCAGACGGTCTCGGCCTTGCGTCTTGGCCGGACAGAGGCCAGTGACTAGGGCCTCATCGACGCTTGGGGGCAAGCCAGCCAGGAGGGTTCAACCGTGAGTGTCTAACTGCGCTAAAACGGAGCCGTACTTCGGCGCACCACCACGGACACTTGCGGACTGGATGTGCAGGTCAGCAGTCATCCTCCCCCAGGTACACCGAGCGTCCGAGTTGCTTCGGGGCGAAGAGGCCGCCCTGTTAAGTTCCGACCCCTAGTTGTACAGAGGCCCCATCGGAGCGAGCCCGGTGGGGCCTCTGCATGCCGTCCCGCTGCGTTTGGCTACGGGCTAACAATGCTGGCGGTGGAGCAAGCGTCA
Protein-coding regions in this window:
- a CDS encoding PIN domain-containing protein, producing MAFVVVYDACVLYPNTLRDLLIRVALRGLVRARWTDAILDEVDRNLLKDLEIPAEKLQRRRRLMNNAIRDCLVTGYEPLIDGLKLPDPDDRHVVAAAIRSSAQVIVTENRKDFPQHYLDTFGIERKSADDFIMDLIGLDDRVVYACVQEIALGRRNPAQTLDDVLAQLERSGLNQTVSALRLGRTEASD
- a CDS encoding excisionase family DNA-binding protein, with protein sequence MGTVTGRKIEPGTVDAGDAKRALKRINNYLSSTARSDEDIQVHLETGAQDEALVLPRPVVEMFASMLAALAKGQGIQIIPVNAELTTQQAADMLNVSRPYLIGLLDSEQIPFRLVGRHRRIRFADLHQYLREDDAARKDAADELMQLDQELGLL